The DNA region ACTGAATATTTTGTGCACTAATAATCGTCTACATATTCATGTTTAAATATTATGATACATTTCaagacataaataaataaatttttgtgaaatacatttaaaaaatgtcatTAGCTGATGTCTGATACTAGTCATCAGAATTCAACATTAAAGACGTCAGCTGAGCATAGTGAATCAGAATTAATAATATCATCAGATATTAATACAGAGCCTAGAACATCGACTAGTCCACAACCTCATGTTTCTACGTGGGTGTATATTAAATGGTTCATATGGTCTACTATTGCAAGTATTTTTGGATGTAGTATACCTGTCTTTACACCATATGACAATACTTGGCCAACTACATCAATTTTAATTGATCATAATAAATTCGAATCTGATCATTCAAATCTACATGAGAATATTGATGATGCATATAATACACAAGTATTGAATGAAGTGAATGATGTATGTACAACAAAAAATACCATTTCTTGTCTTTCATCATCAACTTGTGATTTTGAATTGGATGTGAAAACAGAGACAGAAAACATTACACTTTCTTTTCAAAATCATATtcctgaaaatgaaataaacttggaTTCTTCTTCTAAAGACGttattgataataacaataataattataataatatatcaTCATTGAAAAATGGATATTTTTGTGATATTGACCAAACATTAAATTATAAACCTTTAACAGATACGGAAGTAATTCCAATTTCTACAACATTATTTACTGATTCTGGATATTTATATAGAGAATCTAGTCATGTAACATTTACCTTATTGGATTCATATCAGTCGGATTCAGTGAACGGTTATATTGATAAGGTAACTCATGATAATTATGTTCATAATTTAATAAACTCTGTATTACCACGTAATTTATCTAATTCAAGTGATATAAGTGTACCAGTTGAAGTACGTAAAATGTATGCATGGAATAAATCAACACCGATTGAGCCACAAACATCCATTGACAATCATGTAACTGAATGTAATTTCGAAGTAGGATCAATTTTATCAGATGATATAGATGCATCACCTGGACAACTTAATTCATCTGATCATTCTTATCCACCTTTGAGTCCTAATACACTGGAAGACGATAGTTTACAAGCTGAATGTTTTGATAAATCACCTGAAATAGACTTAAATTTACCAGATGTTAGTCGATCAGATCAGACATTGGCATGGGCAATGTCTAATCTATGTATTGATAATACAACCAATGAAATAGATACTGATTCAAATGCGATTCTATCAAATAAACAAACGGAAGACCTATCACCTTCCAATGAAACAGTTGATTTCATTGAAAAAGTAGATAAAAATTGCATTATATCTTCTCGACCTCCTGTGCCAAATTCTTTACAGCGACCTAGCAGAGATCGTAGTCCTGTCTATCATACAAACATTAACAACAATCGAAAAAAGAATTCAATAGATTTACCAACCTTCTTACCATTTGAAGGTAATCAAATTTTCTCAATAAAAGATAAAGTTGAAACTCCTGAACCTATTAAACCAAAACGTAGTAGTTCACTAAAATCCAATAGAAGCCTTTCAGATACACATGTTCCAAAAGCTGTTCGTTTTGCTGATGCTCTAGGACTTGATTTAGCAACTGAACGACACGTATATGATTCTGAAGCTCCACCGAAAATACCAGCTTCTGCTATATTGTATTTACAGTTGGATTCTGATGAATCTATTGCAAAAATCGGTGCAAAACAGTTTGGTTTATGTTTCTCACAACCAGGTTTAGCATCTAATTTTATTCGTCGAGTGCTTACCAGTAATATATGCCTAGAAGATTGTCATATTGATATGCAACGTTGTATACTAACTGGTACAATAAGAGTCAAAAGTTTAGGTTATGAGAAACATGTTACTATTCGCATTACATATAACAACTGGATTACGTTTTTCGATACTTCTGCATCATACATTCAAGGATCATATGATGGTGTAACggataaattttcatttagttTAATCTTTCCTGATACAATGGTACCAGGTGATAAAGCACAATTTGCTATACGATATGAAACACATACTGGTGAACAATTTTGGGATAATAATCATGGTCAAAATTATTGTGTAACATGTTATGCAAAAGCCACAGATCTAGCTGGTGATGGATCATGGATGCATTATCTTTGATTCTCGTATTTTCAAATTGTAATGAACACTGTTAAAATTATTTACTCAATTATGATTGTTCAATATTCAAACTATCACTTAATAACTTTAGTTTGTCTTGACCTTTTTTTCacgcatacatacatacacgcATGTGGACATAAAATTGGTCCGtacaaaaaaatattatcatGCCAATCATTCATTACCCAAGACACTGCAGTTAGCtttcaaacatatatatatatattaattattattataattaattaaactGCCTTACATTCAAAAATCATCTTCATATTAGTCAATGCACACAATTAGTCTTTCATCGGGATttacttttcattatttttgaaattttcaTTCTTAAATTTAGAATTTCAAGTTGACAATAAAATGTTCCCTTATCTTTTCCGATTTATTATGTATTTACATAACCGcaaaatttttcaaaaaaaaaagattttttccCTATATAGAACACGTTGAGGTGAAGTGTAATGTTTTTGATTGGGAAGTGAGATATTTATGATGATCAACTACTTTTCAACCCTATGCattacgataataataataatcattactaTTAACTATTATTAACAAGAATAACGTTGTTATCGATAATGTTTGTTTAATTTACTGTAAATAGCTGATAGATCGaccaaaaaaagaaataaacttcCTGGAATTTAAATGTTTTCGGTCTTTAACATGACTGATTATCGGGTAACTTGGATGGGTTGTTATTATTTGGAAGAAGTAGTTCTTCATTATGACTCCCAtaataacatttaaataattaaatgataagTTAGTTTTTATACAGGTTCATTAGAATAAATACATATCGAAATATAAGATGACATATTTTACTGAAATGCTATAAATAAATCCGAATTGTGGTTTAACTTGAGTAAATATTTTAACTATTCAGAATCTGTTGTCACTAGGCAGATTTTATGTTACGGAATGATCGTTTTTCCTTAAAACTGTAAGTAAATATAAGAATCCTGTATAATTTGTTGGAGcacaaatcatttattttatgagAGGTATTTTTTCCGGCAATAATTGATATTATTTGTAAGCGTTCATATCTTCCCAATTCCCACATATAGCTGACGAGTtacaaataggaagaaatgtgtaccctggattccactgcttacCACTATGTAGTTTCACTAATATAACTGATACCATTCACCTCAGCTGGTAGGTTATAAATTTTAGCATAAAAgtatatattccttttattaatttacataaatatCACTAATTTAACTGTCGTGTTACATTATTTTATTACGTGTATATTCTTCGGCAATGCTGTTTACAGGCGAAAACAATTATACTAGCAGTCATTCAAAGTATTTTTCAAAttgtttgtactgatgatagcGATCGACTTGGCCAATTAAGGAACGGATAATTTCATGCCTTGACACCTTGTTATACTTTATTTGGAGGTTAATCTTCATGGAGTAAACTGTTATGTCGCTATCCTACGAAATGACTGAACTTATAAATGTGAACTAAATGGTTTTCAGTTATATAGTCTAAATGAATCATGATATAAGGGAAGATTAAACGTCTGAGATTTATTTTCGTACGGGTTCATGGAAGTTCACTGTTGACAAATCATAGAGTAGGATAGACCAACTATCCAGGGTTCCTTTGTTTTTAATGGTTTTCCAGATGTTGTAAATATATACTTCAAGATGAAAAATACTTTCTTTACTAGCAAAACGTTTTATGGAAAGCATTAAGATAAACTTGGTCAAATAATTTGCTAATTGTGTCGCACGTCGCTTGTACTTAGAAttatactgtggtgtgtgctactgatgtcgatagacataggtagtatgtatcaccagtcgaaagtgaaataactGGTAgcagaatgttaagaagattgaataaaagagaacgagaacagagagtgattgctatggaaatgaaggaacattgaagtttgaaacaattgattgacattttacaaatggagaatttattgtataattctcagattttaccaagatgttctgtaattttctattcatatacattcgattattcccacttgtattctcgttcactacaataacaCTGATAGCCAACCTAGTGATTCTGACGACTAAACATATTCTGCAAGGTTTGAAGGTCTTAGGTTCCATTTCTAGTATGGTCGTGAGTATGCACGCTTAGGTAGTTCCATAAGATAAAATTGTATAACCAATATAAAACATCAAAGGAGAATAATAAGGTTTCATGCTAGTTGGTATCAGTATGTTATAATTAgaaaattttaagaaaaaaattaaaattatggtAATTTCCTATCATTATTCATCCGTTTAATAGGAAAGTATTGAGAATATATGACGTAAATACAATTTATCTATaactaatgaaatgaataaactaaGTTACCAAAATGGATAATTGAAACTGTATACAAATACAAAAATTGGTCTACCATTATTAAACTGACTTTGAACACAATAATTTATGATGTTAGTTAGTCGTTAACTTAGATTAATTGGAAAAAAagtatgaataaaacaaaatataaaatgatCGTATTATGTAATCAGAACTATTTTACAATTGTAGACATAAACTTAGTTCACTTTTTACGGTACAATTATAGAATAGgaattcataaaaataaaagaataatatGTAGATGGAGAAATAAATATGTTAATGAATTTAGTCAATAACAAAAGGAAATGTCGTAGTAAAAGAACTAACGTTTAGAGTGAATTCCCTGGATTAGTTTTGAATAATTCAAACTAAGGGGATAAAATGTAAGAGATTAATTAATCacctttattcattatttaatttttttaatttatggaGACGTGTTTAAGCATTAAAGTGTTCTATTATtagtatctaggtagctgcgtAAGTATTGATagtggtgtgagtgatgagatcgattcacgaaagccagagcggcttacgCCAATCTGGACCACCTTTGGcgtcttcgtgatgttagtctggctgtaaaaggtcggatctacaacgcgtcgatgagagcagttctgctctatgcttgtgaaacctggtctctccgagttgaggatgttagacgactctctgtgttcgatcatcgttgtctccgaaggattgctaacgcccagtggcaacaccatgttagtaatacagaggttcggcatcgtgtgttcgggcacagagacgataatgcaattggtgtcaccatcttgaaacaccgacttcagtggcttggacatgctctacgaatgtcgtcccagagaattccacgtcttGCATTATTTGCCAACGCTGgtactggttggaagaagcggagagatggtcagtgtatgacatggtgtcgtggtttgaaagaaagctacaaagggctggcttgtgttggtccttcacgattCCCTGGTTGGGTTGCGAGGGATGGTGCAACAGAGTGGCTAGAGacattatcagatatggctcagaatacaagtcagtggcgatcctgctgtaacctgtTTTTACTCTcctcataaaaagtggttgtaacttccttaactgaaggaattctttctggttgtgcTTTTCCGTTTtctcctttattattattattgttattacaccACAtgctaatctgtggtcgttattcttttttttcttatacacATCTAACTTTCTtcttctcttcccattctcattgttttgtgtagtGCATATATATCTgttgcccctttgtaccaatatttatgtgttcaaataaataaataaattattagcaACCGAATTTTAAACTTGAGTTCTTGATCTATAATAGTTTTAGTAAAAAGATCGTATCATTTATTCTAATATACAATTACAGTTTACACAATAACGTGTATTCGATCATTATTGTCACATATTCTCTTAGATTTTATTGActtatatttattgatatttcattgtATGTAACTtaacaataaacaatgaaattcaattaaatcattttattccGTAAAACTTGTCATTTCGATTTTACTTTCAAAACTGTTTGTTCAGTGACCTATGACTTTGTTTATTGGTATTATTTGTTAATGTTTTCATTGTaaagtattttctgttttatattaaaacagGGCAACATAATTCTTAGAGATAAAGTGTAACCAATAATATGGAAATACAGTCAACCCCATTTTGATTTATTGATAGAAATCAATATTTCCTCAAAATGCACTACTGAATCTCAACATATTTGACCCAGTAATGTTTATGTAGTaactatgatcaaatacttgcAACCTTCACATATGATTGATTTTAAAAGATCAGATCTCTTTAACGTACAAcaaataattgtaaattattttaaatgacaAGAAAGATGACATTGGAACCTACATGAAATTAATGTTATTGACAAATGTCAATCAATGTGTTTGTAATTAATAGAGAATTTCTTTCAGTGATGAGATTATCTGTATAACTGAAGTGATACATGACTTAATTTTTATGGTGAAAATACAAACTCAGCACAATTAAATAACATTGGCTTcaatttaataaaattgaaGGGTAATATTTAACATTCATAGATTAGTTACTAATGTGCCTATAAAACTATTGTTGTTGCTAACTTTGAAGTTGACTAGAGAATTAACAGGTAAAATGTTGATCATTGAAATACAGAATACAAACAGAATTCTACCTATCATCTAGAAACTAGATGATTGTATTTATGTTCCAAATAATGATGTTCTACATTAGCAATTATACTTAGAAAAGCATCTGTAAACTACCCAATTTTATAGAATATTCCATTTTCAAAGATCTTACACTTTCATAGATCTTTCTTGTCAGGATTACCATTTCTTTGTTGTCAGAAATTCTTTGTAATATGAAGCAAAGAAGAGTAACGatcattttaaagaaaataaattttactcCAAAACTTTAATTAGCATAGAAATAAGTATACGTTCTAAAAGTGAAACTTTATTCTTAAAAAAACTAGTCTAAACTTTGATTTTGCTAAAATTCAACTTATTTTCAATTTGCTTGACAATAATTAACTTTGATCTAAGTTTCATCGAAAGATCCAAACAAAAGATGACTAGGAAGTAACTATAGTTCTCAATGATACATCTTTGATATTTTTGTTCGATGGTAAATCAGCTTATTTTTAATCAATCAATTCAAGAAAAAGAATCAATATGTGATAGTCTATTGACTGAATCTTCTATTTAGTTTTCctttctttgtttaaaaaaaatttcaacagttgagatcatgagacaattgaagctagaatattgaaattactacaatctccacaaaaacccttctgatactaattagcatatgctcactagtgactggtttcaagatgtatatcctggagttctagtgagaagcagtaaccagtggagttcaaccgagccagatgtgaggtagtaactcactgataacaatggtgtatgtatcgctcaatttcgtggattagttgaagttagacattaacaccactggatgccgccCAGCTCAGTGCTCTATTTGGTTAAGCCCTCGCgcacaagactgataggtcctgtgttcgaatcctgcgaggcgggatcgtggatgcgcactattgcgGAGTCtcaaaataggaagaaatggccgtccagtgccttcaagttttccatggtggtctagctttaattgactcatgatatcaactaaacACATATCAGTGATCTATTTGAATAGAATATTTCTCTCTGTTCTCCTGTAGATGTTTATTGTTTCTAAGGTTGATTTGTTAAGTTTTATGTTAGTTGAACATTTATTCGATGTATTGTATGTGATATTCATGGGAATGTAATAAAGTAAATTGTTTACTAATCATTCATATtacatttatcattttttttcCATAAACTATAATGAATTAATCTTTGTAATGATTAATGGTATTGTCATTTGATGAGTCTATTGTATGTTCATTTTAAATAGATGATTTGTTTTGATtaaagtttttttgttttattctttttatattactcatttgtttattattaacaatGAATATGAAAGGTTATACAGTACAGAATAGATAGTATATCTGAAAATCTGAAAGACTTCGATGGGGTCATAATTATTAATAGtattaaatgaaacaaataaatacaattGTATAATAGTAAGTTACCATGTTGTCATTAAGTATGAAAACTTTGATGAACATTTGAAAATATTGTAGCACATAGTATTAGGGTTTACTTGGAAGTAGGGGTGATCTGAAACAACAACACTATAGTCAGGACCGGTAAATGACTCTGAAGTGAAATCACGGAGTACTAGCACAACGGATATATTTCTGAAAATTAAAAGACTCAGTTTGGGTACAAAAAAGGAAAACTcattacaaaatagttttatccgtcGTCCTACCGGTTCAGCTTACGTaagcttcttcttcttctaatacATTTACTCTTTGCTGCCCTGTAATAATGAAAAACATACTCACGTTAGTAACGTCACATGTAATGGTATcttattaattgatgttaggTATGTTTGTTGTAACTATACATTTTGTTAATAATTGAATCCTTTTAATCAATCATTCATAATCAGTTTTAACAGTCTCGCTCAACATCATGTAATTAGCATTTGTAACgttaaaatataataatcaacATTTGCTAATCAATACTTTAATGCTTCACTAAATCATTATTAGTTTGCTGGATTATTGAAATGAAGAAGATAATTAATTAGAGACTTTAGATAGATGTTCTATTTCTTATGGTACTTATCGCAAATAAACTCTGGAACTTTGTATATATGATTGTGTAATTGTATAGATCAAAAATACTACGACTTATAGAGTACAAATAGGTAAATATGGCAAACTTTTCGTTTACAAGTTTATTCTAACGAATTATTGGTCTCAGTAGAATTTATCAAGAAGAAGGTgaacatataaaaataaatctttATGAATTCACATctgaattaaattttaaaagtcTAAAACATTTATCTTCACTGTGGTGtgagttacttatatccacataagtagtatataacggtggtcaggtatagaatatatttcagtagaagatcaagaaggaaagaatgggaacggaacgcaattggtacgagaatgcatgaacaatgaaatctgagacaatggactggtATTTACAAAGGAACAGTCAATTCTGAGACTttagattgatattttgcaaattaactgtTTACCATATAGTTCTAAGATTGTAGCGAGATGCTCTTTGATTTCGTGTCGAATgcattcgattatccccactggtgttcttgtttacTACAACACCACTGTTATTTCGTCGAATAATATACTAAATTTTACTTCATAACAAAAGTTCGTACATATAATTGTCATAAAACCTTTGGTGATCCAATTTTCAAGTACAGATTTATTATTTAAGCTATGTATCATAATGTTAGCATAAACGCTAGTGGCACTATACAGATGACCATAGCAAAGTAGGTTGAGTGGGATTGGGATCTGTTATCTGTCTGATGAGAGGCGAATGCTTTATCCGAATAGGTATGTACTCTCCAGTTTACATCATAAAACGGAATCTATTACTTATATACacctttctttttaaaaaaaacttacgTTTGCTAATTGATGTCAATCATGAAACTGTAAACttacattgaaattatgaattgcgtcaatgaaaatatttctaGCTCAGGATGGAGATCTTAGAGGGAATTAGTGCTCTATGAGCTCAACCTCTTAGTAGTGAAGCCCTCAATGTTTTTTAGACAGTTGCATTATTAAATATTCCGAAACAAACATCTTGCACCGACTGTGTTGTCCCGAAAGGACAATGAAAGTCTTACAACTATACTATtcaaatcagaaaaattagcatTTCTAAAAGGTTGTTTGGATATATTAAATTACATGAGAGGTTCAATTACACTGTTATAAATAACCTACTGATTAATTACTCAGATGAATAATCAACCTATTGATTTCAAAATGTGTCAAAACACTTAAGTATATAATAAGCTGAATGCAATCCAAAAAGCTGTGTACTTGGCAGTTACAATATAATCAAGCACACTGTAAGATGAGAAATGTAAAATCCATGCAAATGAACAGTGGAAATTGTCATTTTCAATCTCATTTATTCTGTGTCAGGGGTTACTAGAGATTCTTTCATAGCCTATACGAAAATTGGTAGTTTCGATTActgtaactcactgaagacaatagagGACGgttggctcaatttcgtgagcCTTACCAtagttggatgccggttcagcggtctagaggttagacgTTCTCACATGAGActgaaggtcatgggttcgaatcccgcggggtgggatcgtgaatccacacttctgaggagtctcatactagggcgaaacggccgtcgagtgcttccaggtttccaaaaggtggtctaacatcaattagttcatgatctcaatcaaaaaacatgatatatatttaattctttcttatttaaatagCAATTACATTATAGACTTATCATTAGTTGATTATATCTCTATACCTGTTCATATGAATTATCTATCTAAAAATGAACCGTGTCTTTAATTTAGAACAGAATTCTTagattaatcaataatattggtaataaacaaaaataattaaatcattaattaattatattatttattaaataaataaattaaaattaaataatattgcAAAATTTATCCATTTTGATAAAGTGATCACATATGAGAAATGGTACACAGATATTATACATCTGTATAATGATaacagcatatatatatatatatatatatatatatatatatatatatatatatatatatgtaaaattaGAAGTCTAACTACTTAGTTCTAACTGAATAATTGAGCATTGTACATAATATGTAAATTAAAggttatatgaaaaataaataaaagaaacaattcacattatatcaatgataaaagctaaataaaagtatttttgtaaacattttaatgAGGTGAATTGAATGAACTACATTTTACAGAAtaactaattttaaaaaaatggtttTGAACTTACAAAAACGGgtcaatcaaaaataaatggTCATTAATTGGGttgtattgttttttttgttttgtttaacgTAACACTAAAAATAcacagtcagtcaatcagtcagtaacaacgtagaacttcgtacatacgtatatcagttcgagttgccacaccacattagcacagagatgcagtggtcgattcaaatcccggagtagtagaggtagtaaaagtataagcagtgatcgagaagattagggtttggagatgttatttaaagagtataatacagtgaaataaatctgggaagagaaaaaagtgaCAAAGAGGAGTcaggagattaaaatttgggagaacacaaagagtggatgcacctgcgccattgcaaacgacttTGAACCaagtcattcagggtctctaaccatcgattgctatcatctcgcggtccccaaccaggtagtctacacctaccaacatgactcagtccacttgtcagtaacttcatgaacttgtgccatgttttagtctgtccgcccctagctttcttccaacctactcgtataccactgaacatcgcacgtcgaggcagtcggttgttgggcatacgtaacacgtgtcctagccatctcaactgatgaagtttcaccacttcaccaatcgatttgccatccttacctagtacccgtttcctaacaactgtgttacttactcgatggtcccaggatatacgagcaatatttcgaagacacctatgatcaaatactagtaacctaagaATATTCTCTACTCTACACAATAATTAATTCGAAAGTAGATTAAACTTTatagtttaaaaaaattcattaacacttttacttatttactttaaactacttattaatagaaTGTTACAATATTATTCAATGGCTATCTAATTTTCACTCGTGATTTACAAAATTCTTCAAccatgttcatatatatatatatatatatatatatatatatatatatattagcgtttgtgcgcgagaccgacaggtcATGAGTTCAAATCCCGTGAgcgaaatcgtggatgcgcactgctggagagtcccatactaggacgaaatggccgtccagtgcttcccgtttcttcatggtggtccagctttaattgattcgtgaattcaactatcaaattactataatctccacaaaaccgccttctgataaaatatgtttgtttggaaaacaaaaaaatgtataGTTGGTTAATATCCAGACACAACAACCTTAGTATAATGAATGTGAATGGACTTGAACAGTATTTTATGTCAAACAAATCTATGTAAACTTGTAAGCCACATCGTTCTACTTTTCAAATGATCAAATGAATATAGTGACAGAATCTTATTTTTTGAATTTATAATAAAGCTTCAGCTCAATAATCATTACTTACAAGAAAAGTTCACGAAAttgtaagtcagtcagtcagctacaacgtaggaccaaacacatatatgcatcggcccAAGTTACCACTCCTCATTAGCaccacaagatgaacactggattcatagaagtagtcaatttagtggtgataatatataaaagaaagattgcatataaggatatagtacaggaagaaagaattagttcgtagaaagaaagatatgaagtaattttaatctcatagtttaagggaagacatggactgtatacaccgacgccattgtgatcgattctgattCTTGTCcaacagagtctccaaccattgcttaggatagtcacacggacctcgacaaagtagtctgcatctaccaacatggctaagactagaagttattaacttcaagcactgatgccacgtcttggttttgccgcccctaattctcttccaaccatccagaacaccggatagcattgcacgtcgtggtaatcggtgttcaggcaaaCCAtcccagtcgatgaagatccacaacctcatcaactgatttaccatcattccctaataccctgggTCTAACCtaactattacttacccggtgatcgcagcagatgccagcaatatttccaagacatctgtggtcaaatactagtagtttacgaatatcttctacccTCAATCTTCATGATTCGCAgtcataaattaaaacagaacaaactgtCGCATAGTACACTCGAAATTGTAAAATTAGTTTTTTCTTGCTGAACCAATAAAAGTTTTTAATAGGTTTGC from Schistosoma haematobium chromosome ZW, whole genome shotgun sequence includes:
- the PPP1R3E gene encoding Protein phosphatase 1 regulatory subunit 3E (EggNog:ENOG410VEXN~COG:O,T) — translated: MSDTSHQNSTLKTSAEHSESELIISSDINTEPRTSTSPQPHVSTWVYIKWFIWSTIASIFGCSIPVFTPYDNTWPTTSILIDHNKFESDHSNLHENIDDAYNTQVLNEVNDVCTTKNTISCLSSSTCDFELDVKTETENITLSFQNHIPENEINLDSSSKDVIDNNNNNYNNISSLKNGYFCDIDQTLNYKPLTDTEVIPISTTLFTDSGYLYRESSHVTFTLLDSYQSDSVNGYIDKVTHDNYVHNLINSVLPRNLSNSSDISVPVEVRKMYAWNKSTPIEPQTSIDNHVTECNFEVGSILSDDIDASPGQLNSSDHSYPPLSPNTLEDDSLQAECFDKSPEIDLNLPDVSRSDQTLAWAMSNLCIDNTTNEIDTDSNAILSNKQTEDLSPSNETVDFIEKVDKNCIISSRPPVPNSLQRPSRDRSPVYHTNINNNRKKNSIDLPTFLPFEGNQIFSIKDKVETPEPIKPKRSSSLKSNRSLSDTHVPKAVRFADALGLDLATERHVYDSEAPPKIPASAILYLQLDSDESIAKIGAKQFGLCFSQPGLASNFIRRVLTSNICLEDCHIDMQRCILTGTIRVKSLGYEKHVTIRITYNNWITFFDTSASYIQGSYDGVTDKFSFSLIFPDTMVPGDKAQFAIRYETHTGEQFWDNNHGQNYCVTCYAKATDLAGDGSWMHYL